The Lathamus discolor isolate bLatDis1 chromosome 18, bLatDis1.hap1, whole genome shotgun sequence region AGCCCCTCGGGCACCCAGCCCGTACCTGCGGCAGCGtcaccagctctgctcagggCACCGGGGGCCTgcgctgggctgggctgcactGGGTACCCCTCGGTGCGTGGCGAGGCacctcctggtgctgctgctcaccaCGGCTGCTCCACGGGGTGATGCTGCAGCCTCTCCCAGCCATCCCAGGCTCTTCCCTTCACCCGCCCAGGGACTTGCACAAAACCGGTAGAGCAGAATTGCGCTTCCAGCCTCCTCTCAGCCCATTGCAGCCAAAACCTGGCAGCGGCTCAGCCCCTTCGGCGGGGGCTGCCTGAGCCAAGCCTGAGCCATCGCATGCCCCATCCAGGGGGGTCCTGCCGGGGGTCTCGCCCCTGCGGACCTCTCGAGCAGAGCCACCACGGGATTAAACAGCCCCAGGGCAGCGGGGCTGGCGCAGGGGCAGGTTCTGGAGCCGGGTCTGGGCGCTGCAGACCCCGACCACGTTTGGCTTTGCTGCTCAAGGGGCTCAGATGGAGGCTCCTGCCTCGTGCTTCTGCAAGGGGTGGGTTTTAGAGGGCTGCGTCCATCCggctcccccccagcccctctaTGGGCGCTGTTGTGCTTGCTTGAAGCTCCCAGTGCCTCTGCCAACCGGGACAGATGGGTTTGCTCAGGGGCAGAGGGGCAGTGGTCTCCTGTGTGCCCATTCCTTTGGCAAACGCCTTTTCCCAGCGCTGGGGTGTAACCAGCTCCCAGGGTGGATCCTGCTcagctggggaaggagctgtAACTGCCGGTGGGGTGCTGCTCATGGTGCAGAGCCAGGGGTGCGGGGGACACAAAGGTTCTGTGGGGGTCCCGAGGAACTGAACACTCTTGTGATGCTCCACATGAGCCCCTCaatgggcaggggcaccccaGCCCCACCGTGTGCCAGAGGCTTGGCGGGGGGGGGACAGGACGGACGGGACGGACGGGACGACAGCCCCAGATCCCCCTTGGGGTGGGAGCTCACGGAGGCCGGGGGCTGTGTGTGGTTAGAAAACGTCTCTGGCTCTTCTCGCACCCTCCATCACCGGCGCCCTCCATCACCAGCGCCCTCCATCACCCACCCTGCGGGAGCcgggcgggccggggggggcgaTGGCGGCGCCGGGGGCTGTTTGCTGGGGTGAGTCCAGCCCCGAGTCACGGTGATGGCAAAACCCAACCAAGGCCCCAACCTTCGGCTGCTGCCGCCGGCGCCCGCCGCACCCCGCGCTTCCCGCACGGCTCCCGCACGGAGATCGGGCCCGAGCCCCGGCAGCGCCCGGCGTGTGCCAacaagcagggacaggagcGGGGTGAAACTGCAGCGCAACGCGGAGCGCAGATCCCAATCGGGGCGGCGCTTCCCGAGGCCCCACGGCCAGGCCGGGCCCCAAACCCCGGCAAATTAACCCAAAACCCCTCGTGTACAGCGGGGGACACGGGAACAGGCCCCGGGGagaggctgggctggggaaTGCAGCCCTGGGGCGCAGGTGAGCAGCCGGCGGGGCTCCATGGTGGACGATGGAGCCGGGCTCCCCCCACCATGGGGtgttctgggggggggggtccgggCTGGCCCCACTGCTCCGGGGCTGTCCCTGGGGGCCGTTGCTGAGGTTTTCTGCCCCGGTTTCCCCACCTGTGGGAACACGGAGCTGCCCTTCCAGCCCTCGCAATTACTGGCGCGTTAATCACCGGCAGTGATAGGAGCTTttcagcgggggggggggggggaggacaCCGCCTTTACGACCTGGCACACCTCGTGGCCCACTTCTCCTTGGGTGTGGATGGAGGAGCCGAATCCACCCCGTCCCTACGTACCCCCGCAGTGATAACGCACCCCGGTCCCCCTCCCTCCGCCCCGGGTGCAGGGGAGACCCCCGGGGCACCCATGGGGCGCGCAGGGCGGTGCCGGCCCCCTCGCCCCTTCCCCCGGGTGAGTCAGCGCCGTTCGCCTTTTAAGGCTGAGCTCGGTGGGGAGGAAGCCGAGGAGGGGGCGGCCCCGGCCactcctttcccccccccccgctggcTCCTCCCGCTCTCGCTCGAGGCTCCGGGGCTCAGCCAAAAGCGAATCCCGGCGCCGGGGCTCGGCAGAGGCTCCGTCggctcccggccccgctcctTGCCCAAGCGTCCGCGCTGCGCACCCGTCCCAGCCATGGCAAGAAACCACCAGGTGCAGAAGGCCAAGCTGGCCGAGCAGGCTGAGCGCTACGAGGACATGGCAGACTTCATGAAGGCGGTGGTGGAGCACGGGGACGAGCTGTCCAACGAGGAGCGCAACCTCCTGTCCGTGGCCTACAAGAACGTGGTGGGCTGCCAGCGCTCGGCGTGGAGGGTCATCTCCAGCATCGAGCACAAAACCGAAGAGGGCGACGACAAAGCGCAGCTGGTGAACGAGTACCGGGAGAAGGTGGAGCGGGAGCTGAACGGGGTCTGCAAGAACgtgctggccctgctggacAAGTATCTCATCAAGAAGGCGAGCGATCCCGAGAGCAAGGTCTTCTACCTGAAGATGAAGGGCGACTACTTCCGATACCTGGCCGAGGTGGCCACCGGGGACGACCGCAAGAAGACGATAGACAACGCCCAGGAAGCCTACCAAGAGGCCATGGACATCAGCAAAAAGGAGATGCAGCCCACGAACCCCATCCGCCTGGGGCTGGCCCTCAACTTCTCCGTCTTCCACTACGAGATCGCCAATGCCCCCGAGCAGGCCATCTCCCTGGCCAAGACCACCTTTGACGAGGCCATGGGGGACCTGCACACGCTCAGCGAAGACTCCTACAAGGACAGCACCCTCATcatgcagctgctcagggaCAACCTCACGCTATGGACAGCCGAGTGCGCCGGGGAAGACGGCGGCGAGGCTGGCGAAGAGCCCAAGAACTGAACCAGCCCCCGTGGAGCCGGGGACTGGCCCCcacctgccccccccccccccccccccccagtccctTGGGCATCGCCTcgtggttttctttgtttttggttatttttgtggttatttggggggggggagggaaggaatcTCTGCTCCCCCCCAGCTTGgatgccgggggggggggggtggctttggcatgcccccccccccccccacacctcttccctctcccccatcCTCTGctctggggtggggggaaaggagggagagggggtTCCTCCATCCCAGCCCCCTGCCAGCCCCCCTCTATTTAACATTGCGGGGGGCAGCCTGGTCTATGCTGGCTCCAAACCCCCTCTTTTGGAGGGCTGGAGCTGTGATGGGAGGAGGTGAGGGGCCGAGGGGGGGGGTCCGGGCAGGCCCCCCCATCCCGGCCGGGGGGGTGATGTGAATTGCCAAAGCCTCCAATAAACCGTCTCCTGCACCCCTGCCTCTGGTCTGCCTCGTCTCTCCCCCGCGCACACGTCCGGGCAGCTCCTGCTTCGCCTCCTGCCCCCCCAGGACCAGGGAGCAGTCAGGTCCCAAGGGATCTGCAGCACCCGTTTGGCTGCTCccgattcccccccccccccccatgacGGGGTCTCAGGGTACCCAGTGAGCCCCATCCCTTGGTGGCTGCACCACCACAGCCCATGGAAGGGCTCCATGGAGGGGCTGGGTGCGGCTTTCAGCAGCCCCACTTCGCCCCATGGGGTGCACCGGTGCC contains the following coding sequences:
- the SFN gene encoding 14-3-3 protein sigma, with translation MARNHQVQKAKLAEQAERYEDMADFMKAVVEHGDELSNEERNLLSVAYKNVVGCQRSAWRVISSIEHKTEEGDDKAQLVNEYREKVERELNGVCKNVLALLDKYLIKKASDPESKVFYLKMKGDYFRYLAEVATGDDRKKTIDNAQEAYQEAMDISKKEMQPTNPIRLGLALNFSVFHYEIANAPEQAISLAKTTFDEAMGDLHTLSEDSYKDSTLIMQLLRDNLTLWTAECAGEDGGEAGEEPKN